In Miscanthus floridulus cultivar M001 chromosome 5, ASM1932011v1, whole genome shotgun sequence, one genomic interval encodes:
- the LOC136449761 gene encoding peroxidase 9-like, with translation MASINIVLGAIFIASFYLSGSLAFPPGHHEGAHPIGNSPISGLSTDYYKFTCPQADEIVVPILKKAIAKEPRIAASLLRLLFHDCFVQGCDASVLLDDTEEVVSEKNAIPNKNSIRGFEVIDEIKAALEEACPNTVSCADTIALAARGSTVLSGGPYWELPLGRRDSKTANMKLANKNLPPPNATLHRLIKFFQRQGLDKVDLVALSGSHTIGKARCVSFKQRLYNQHRDNRPENTLEKSFYHTLALACPRTGGDDNIRSLDFVSPSQFDNSYYKLILEGKGLLNSDEVLWTGKDPEIAGLVKSYAENKPLFFEHYVNSIIKMGNINPLMGYNGEIRKNCHRVNQEI, from the exons ATGGCTTCAATCAATATAGTTCTTGGTGCAATTTTCATAGCTTCCTTCTACTTATCTGGCTCCCTTGCCTTCCCTCCTGGTCACCATGAGGGAGCCCATCCAATTGGAAATAGCCCAATCTCAGGTCTTTCTACAGATTACTACAAGTTCACATGCCCACAAGCTGATGAGATTGTGGTGCCCATACTAAAGAAGGCTATCGCAAAGGAACCCCGGATAGCTGCTTCCCTTCTCAGGCTCTTGTTTCATGACTGCTTTGTTCAG GGATGTGATGCATCAGTTCTTTTGGATGACACTGAGGAAGTTGTAAGTGAGAAAAATGCTATTCCCAATAAGAATTCTATTAGGGGATTTGAGGTTATAGACGAGATCAAAGCTGCACTTGAGGAAGCATGTCCGAATACAGTGTCTTGTGCTGACACTATCGCCCTAGCAGCCAGAGGTTCAACAGTACTG AGTGGTGGACCATATTGGGAACTTCCATTAGGAAGGAGGGACTCAAAGACAGCAAACATGAAGCTAGCAAACAAGAACCTTCCTCCACCAAATGCAACACTACACCGTCTtatcaagttcttccaaaggCAAGGACTGGACAAGGTGGACCTTGTTGCACTATCAG GAAGCCACACCATTGGAAAGGCCAGATGTGTGAGTTTCAAACAACGGCTCTACAATCAGCACAGAGATAACAGACCAGAAAACACGCTAGAAAAAAGTTTCTATCACACATTGGCATTGGCGTGCCCACGCACTGGTGGTGATGACAACATAAGGTCACTAGATTTTGTCAGCCCTTCGCAATTTGACAATAGCTATTATAAGCTGATATTGGAGGGAAAAGGGCTCCTTAATTCAGATGAAGTTTTGTGGACAGGAAAAGACCCCGAAATAGCAGGTCTAGTTAAAAGTTATGCAGAAAACAAGCCACTATTCTTTGAACATTATGTGAATTCAATAATCAAAATGGGGAACATAAATCCCCTCATGGGTTACAATGGAGAAATCCGCAAGAACTGCCATAGGGTTAATCAGGAGATCTAG